The following proteins are co-located in the Patescibacteria group bacterium genome:
- the rplI gene encoding 50S ribosomal protein L9, with amino-acid sequence MKVIFIKDVPGIGRKGETKEVKDGYALNFLIPRGLVTNLHNPTAQKIFDDQKRQVAEKDREQDQAKELAHKWQGQKIVIKAKAGANGKLFGGVTKDDVAKVMGIDKKFIKLDKPIKQLGEVGVEVVFGADAKANVAVVVEPIV; translated from the coding sequence ATGAAAGTAATTTTTATCAAGGATGTGCCGGGAATCGGTCGAAAAGGGGAAACTAAAGAAGTGAAAGACGGTTACGCTCTGAATTTTTTGATTCCGCGTGGGCTGGTGACCAATTTACATAACCCGACCGCTCAAAAAATCTTTGATGATCAAAAACGTCAGGTAGCGGAAAAAGATCGAGAACAAGATCAAGCAAAAGAACTGGCGCATAAGTGGCAAGGTCAGAAAATTGTGATCAAAGCTAAGGCCGGTGCTAACGGTAAGCTTTTTGGCGGGGTGACAAAAGATGATGTTGCAAAGGTTATGGGGATAGATAAAAAATTTATCAAATTAGACAAGCCAATAAAACAGCTTGGTGAAGTAGGTGTAGAAGTCGTATTCGGTGCCGATGCAAAAGCTAATGTCGCCGTAGTTGTTGAACCGATCGTATAA